In Terriglobia bacterium, the genomic stretch CTCTACTAAGGGACGTCGCAAACTCATTCCCAAAGATATTCAACCGCGCCTTTGGGGATACATCGCCGCGATCTGCAAAAACAATGCGATGACCGTGTTCGCCGTTGGCGGAATGAGTGACCATATTCACATTCTCTTTCGCCTTCCGCCGGCGTTGTCATTGGTGCGGGCCGTGACGCTCATCAAATCCAACTCGTCCAAATGGATGAGGGAGACGAAAAAGACCTTTGCCTGGCAGAACGGCTACGGCGCGTTCAGCGTGAGCTCATCGAATGTGTCCACGATTCGGTACATCGACCAGCAGGAAGCACACCACAGGAAGAAATCGTTTGAAGACGAGTTTGTTGCCTTGTTGAAGAGACACGGCGTGGATTTTGATTCCAGGTATGTTTTCGATTAGGTCGTCTAGTTCGTGTCGCGCCCTTCGGGGCTCCCCTTCATACCCTTCCCCTACCCCGACCTCACGGTCGGGGCTAGGCTGTGTCGCGCCTTCGGCGCTTTGGGCGATCTTGTAGAAAACGTCCCGCCTGTCCCCGGGTTTCCCAGATTGAGGAACCCTGGTCAAAAGACTAAGATTTAGACCATGCCTCAAGATCGTGAAAGCGGTGCACGAGCGAGCGAGTACGGATTGGAGAATGCCACGGCGCTTATTAAGCAT encodes the following:
- the tnpA gene encoding IS200/IS605 family transposase, giving the protein STKGRRKLIPKDIQPRLWGYIAAICKNNAMTVFAVGGMSDHIHILFRLPPALSLVRAVTLIKSNSSKWMRETKKTFAWQNGYGAFSVSSSNVSTIRYIDQQEAHHRKKSFEDEFVALLKRHGVDFDSRYVFD